In a genomic window of Allomeiothermus silvanus DSM 9946:
- a CDS encoding SIR2 family NAD-dependent protein deacylase, with protein sequence MEAREARRRLKEAKRVAVLTGAGISAPSGIPTFRDAGGLWKDFRIEDYATPEAYRRDPLKVWEWYAWRYANAMQAQPNRAHRLLAELERQFTTPSPHVGDRLTPTAREGSGFLLVTQNVDGLHARAGSTHLVELHGSIGRARCEECGARFPLPDPGLFIPPPVCPKCGGRGRPDVVWFGELLPPGAFERAENAFAKAEVALVVGTSAEIEPAASLGRLASWAGAYLIEINPNQTPLSRLADCSLRMGAIEGLEALLSPTSLLDLE encoded by the coding sequence ATGGAGGCGCGAGAAGCCCGTAGGCGGCTCAAGGAAGCTAAGCGGGTTGCGGTACTCACCGGGGCGGGGATCTCGGCCCCTTCGGGGATACCTACGTTCCGCGACGCGGGAGGATTATGGAAGGACTTTCGCATCGAGGACTACGCTACCCCCGAAGCCTACCGCCGCGACCCCCTTAAGGTGTGGGAGTGGTATGCCTGGCGCTATGCCAACGCGATGCAGGCCCAGCCCAACCGGGCCCACCGGCTTTTGGCCGAGCTCGAGCGCCAGTTCACCACCCCTTCCCCCCACGTGGGCGACCGGCTCACCCCCACCGCCCGCGAAGGAAGTGGGTTTCTCCTGGTCACCCAGAACGTGGACGGGCTCCACGCCCGGGCCGGTTCTACCCACCTGGTCGAACTCCACGGCTCGATCGGGCGGGCCCGCTGTGAGGAATGCGGGGCTCGTTTCCCCCTCCCCGATCCCGGCTTGTTCATCCCCCCGCCTGTCTGCCCTAAGTGCGGCGGGCGGGGTCGCCCGGACGTGGTCTGGTTCGGCGAGCTGCTGCCGCCGGGAGCTTTCGAGCGGGCCGAAAACGCCTTCGCCAAAGCCGAGGTGGCGTTGGTGGTCGGGACCAGCGCGGAGATCGAGCCCGCCGCCAGCCTGGGCCGACTGGCGAGCTGGGCAGGGGCCTATCTAATCGAGATCAACCCCAACCAGACCCCGCTTTCGCGGCTGGCCGATTGTAGCCTGCGGATGGGAGCGATAGAGGGTCTGGAGGCGTTGCTTTCCCCAACATCCCTGCTCGACCTAGAGTAG
- a CDS encoding ABC transporter substrate-binding protein translates to MQRQRWKILGIGLVAMGLGWSMAQAPVKVSFWHSMGGVNGEAVDRMVKAYNASQSACVVEPTYVGSYDDGLTKLQAALRGKNPPHIQQIYDLGLQAMAESGQIIPASDLARQDKYDLSGILFPLARYYNLDGKYYGIPFNASTAELYYNVDALKAAGFIRPPKTFEEFVDYARKLTKKDANGNVIQYGATIRVYGWFIEQLIYNQGGYVVNNENGRTKRATAVTYNGPEGMRAVKWIVDMTREGLMPNVGRDGAAQRQAFTSGKAAMFVESTAALGAVQREVGGRFQFKTAPLPRPEGTKGGTAIGGAALYVFKGHPDNEVKCAWDFIKYAISPKVQFEWHKATGYYPVSRAAIELPETKAYWKENPNAKTPVDIILSSPPTKSSQGAVAGVMPQIRQHIEEAMELAIAGKASVEEALNQAAQKSNEAIARYNATVR, encoded by the coding sequence ATGCAGCGTCAACGATGGAAAATCCTCGGCATTGGTCTTGTGGCGATGGGGTTGGGGTGGAGCATGGCCCAAGCCCCGGTTAAGGTGAGCTTCTGGCACTCTATGGGCGGGGTCAACGGTGAGGCCGTAGACCGCATGGTGAAGGCGTATAACGCCTCACAATCTGCCTGCGTGGTCGAACCCACCTACGTGGGCTCCTATGACGACGGCCTGACCAAGCTGCAAGCCGCCCTTAGGGGCAAGAACCCTCCGCACATCCAGCAGATCTACGACCTGGGCTTGCAAGCCATGGCAGAGTCCGGACAGATCATCCCCGCCTCAGATCTGGCCCGCCAGGACAAATACGACCTTTCGGGAATCCTCTTCCCGTTGGCCCGTTACTACAATCTCGACGGCAAGTACTACGGCATCCCCTTCAACGCCTCTACGGCGGAGCTTTACTACAACGTGGACGCGCTCAAGGCCGCCGGGTTCATCCGTCCGCCCAAGACCTTCGAGGAGTTTGTAGACTACGCCCGCAAGCTGACCAAGAAAGACGCCAATGGCAACGTAATCCAGTACGGGGCTACCATCCGGGTGTACGGCTGGTTTATTGAGCAGCTTATCTACAACCAGGGCGGTTATGTAGTCAACAACGAAAACGGGCGCACCAAGCGGGCCACCGCGGTGACTTACAACGGCCCCGAGGGGATGCGGGCGGTGAAGTGGATCGTGGACATGACCCGCGAGGGCCTAATGCCCAACGTAGGGCGTGACGGCGCAGCCCAGCGCCAGGCTTTCACCTCCGGCAAGGCCGCCATGTTCGTGGAGTCTACGGCCGCCTTGGGCGCGGTGCAGCGCGAGGTGGGTGGGCGCTTCCAGTTCAAAACCGCACCACTACCTCGCCCGGAAGGTACCAAAGGTGGCACGGCCATCGGTGGAGCCGCTCTTTACGTCTTCAAGGGCCACCCTGATAACGAGGTAAAATGCGCCTGGGATTTCATCAAGTACGCCATCTCACCCAAGGTACAGTTCGAGTGGCACAAGGCCACCGGCTACTACCCGGTCTCGAGGGCGGCCATTGAACTTCCCGAGACCAAGGCCTACTGGAAGGAAAACCCCAACGCTAAAACGCCGGTAGACATCATTCTCTCCAGCCCGCCTACCAAGTCCAGCCAGGGCGCGGTGGCAGGGGTGATGCCACAAATCCGCCAGCACATCGAAGAGGCCATGGAACTTGCCATTGCGGGTAAAGCCAGCGTGGAGGAAGCGCTGAACCAGGCCGCGCAGAAATCCAACGAGGCCATCGCCCGCTACAACGCCACCGTACGGTAA
- a CDS encoding DinB family protein, producing the protein MDQGLVLTYSWVRRTRAQVLDFCQGLPLEVYTREHPDFGFGSLRNLHAHVAECYLWWVGNVGLGNASLAVQGQDIPDVPAMRRLFDQVDATVEEAFQKFTRLDEVYEWTHPIRGWRMSVSQRWLLMHPITHEFHHKGQMMTLARIWGYTMPPETDTDLVPPTL; encoded by the coding sequence ATGGACCAAGGGCTTGTTCTCACCTACTCGTGGGTTCGGCGCACCCGAGCCCAAGTGCTGGACTTTTGCCAAGGGTTACCGCTCGAGGTCTATACCCGTGAGCACCCCGACTTCGGCTTCGGTAGCCTCCGCAACCTACACGCCCACGTGGCAGAGTGCTATTTGTGGTGGGTGGGGAATGTGGGGCTCGGCAATGCGAGCCTGGCCGTACAGGGCCAGGATATCCCCGATGTCCCGGCGATGCGAAGGCTATTTGACCAGGTAGACGCGACCGTGGAGGAGGCTTTCCAAAAGTTCACCCGTCTGGATGAGGTCTACGAGTGGACTCACCCAATCCGGGGCTGGCGCATGTCTGTCTCCCAGCGCTGGCTGCTGATGCACCCCATTACCCACGAGTTCCACCACAAGGGCCAGATGATGACCCTGGCGCGCATCTGGGGGTATACAATGCCCCCAGAAACCGATACCGACCTCGTTCCACCTACCCTCTGA
- the der gene encoding ribosome biogenesis GTPase Der → MYKVVIVGRPNVGKSSLFNRLLGKRHAVVADQPGVTRDLKEATVESERGRFKLVDTGGLWSGDVWEQKIKEKVEAALEDADLVLFTVDGRADISPADLEVADFLRRKHSNVLLVATKVDDPKHENYLGDLWALGFGEPVPTSSSHARGLDELEDKIWSKLPVRQEGESEPEVVPIKIAIVGRPNAGKSSLLNAILGEERVIVSEEPGTTRDSIDVEFDYGGTLFQLVDTAGIRKRPETLVEELAIARAHKSIEEADIVFLVIDPANFGDRELKLANEALEAGKPVILTVTKWDLVKKDDQPKVRREISERLAHLGHLPRVYVSSLTGLNLHKLFTEATRLYALARERFETAELNRYLSAWTAKVALPNFKGKPLKIFFVTQPEVAPPTFVFFVNYPEFVTRAFEGYLRNRIGEDLGLAEVPFRMVFKGRRGGEKETR, encoded by the coding sequence ATGTATAAAGTCGTGATCGTGGGCCGCCCCAATGTGGGCAAATCCAGCCTCTTCAACCGCTTGCTAGGCAAGCGGCACGCCGTGGTAGCTGACCAACCGGGGGTAACCCGTGACCTCAAGGAGGCTACCGTGGAAAGCGAGCGGGGCCGCTTCAAGCTGGTGGACACTGGGGGTTTGTGGTCAGGCGACGTGTGGGAGCAGAAGATCAAAGAAAAGGTGGAGGCCGCGCTCGAGGATGCCGATCTGGTGCTCTTCACCGTGGATGGTCGAGCCGATATCAGCCCGGCGGATCTGGAGGTGGCTGACTTCCTGCGGCGCAAACACTCCAATGTGCTGCTGGTGGCCACCAAGGTGGATGACCCCAAGCACGAGAACTACTTGGGGGATCTGTGGGCTTTGGGATTTGGCGAGCCGGTGCCGACCTCGAGCAGCCACGCGCGGGGGTTGGACGAACTCGAGGACAAAATCTGGAGCAAACTGCCCGTGCGCCAGGAGGGGGAATCTGAGCCCGAGGTGGTACCCATCAAGATCGCTATCGTAGGCCGCCCCAATGCGGGAAAGTCGAGCCTGCTGAACGCCATCTTGGGCGAGGAGCGGGTCATCGTCTCGGAGGAGCCCGGAACCACCCGCGACTCGATCGACGTAGAGTTTGACTACGGCGGCACGCTCTTCCAGTTGGTGGACACCGCCGGTATCCGTAAGCGTCCCGAGACCCTGGTGGAGGAATTGGCCATCGCCCGCGCGCACAAGAGCATCGAGGAAGCCGACATCGTATTCTTGGTGATCGATCCTGCCAACTTTGGCGACCGTGAACTCAAGCTAGCTAACGAGGCCCTCGAGGCGGGAAAACCGGTGATTCTCACCGTTACCAAGTGGGACCTGGTGAAAAAAGACGACCAGCCCAAGGTGCGCCGCGAGATCAGCGAGCGGCTGGCCCATCTAGGACACCTACCGCGGGTCTATGTTTCCTCGCTAACGGGGCTCAACCTGCACAAGCTCTTCACCGAGGCCACCCGGCTCTACGCTTTGGCCCGCGAACGCTTCGAGACTGCCGAACTCAACCGCTACCTCTCGGCCTGGACGGCCAAGGTGGCTCTACCCAACTTCAAGGGCAAGCCGCTCAAGATCTTCTTCGTCACCCAGCCGGAAGTCGCCCCTCCGACCTTTGTCTTCTTCGTCAACTACCCCGAGTTCGTGACAAGGGCCTTCGAAGGATACCTCAGAAACCGTATCGGGGAAGACCTAGGCTTGGCAGAAGTGCCTTTCCGGATGGTCTTTAAAGGGCGAAGGGGGGGCGAGAAAGAGACCCGGTAA